In the Leptotrichia sp. oral taxon 212 genome, one interval contains:
- a CDS encoding ABC transporter ATP-binding protein has product MYLQLKNLYKKYQNNTVVNNFNIDVEKGELISILGPSGCGKTTTLRMIAGFIAPTSGEIFLSEEKITDYPPEIRPVSTVFQNYALFPHLTVHENIEYGLRYPLKVGKKLNKKEKKERTQKMINLVNLKGLENRRIDQLSGGQQQRVALARSLVLEPKVLLLDEPLSNIDTKLRETVRNEIKKIQKELGITMIFVTHDQEEAMSISDRIIVMNEGNIEQIGTPREIYTFPETVFVAEFIGKANIMEINKKSFIIRPENVNISYNEKDNEKINNEIGKDVISGEGKIIGKEYQGSLTSYEIEVTDELFRKKKLNAVMISGKKEYETGQTVEYSIDKSNLYEIKS; this is encoded by the coding sequence ATGTATCTTCAGCTGAAAAATCTGTATAAAAAGTATCAGAATAATACTGTAGTGAATAATTTTAATATAGACGTGGAAAAAGGGGAACTGATAAGCATTCTCGGACCGAGCGGATGTGGAAAAACTACAACATTGAGAATGATAGCGGGATTTATAGCCCCTACATCAGGAGAAATATTTCTTTCAGAGGAGAAAATAACTGACTATCCGCCTGAAATCCGTCCTGTAAGTACGGTTTTTCAAAATTATGCACTGTTTCCTCATTTAACTGTTCATGAAAATATTGAATATGGACTAAGATATCCTTTAAAGGTTGGAAAGAAGCTGAATAAAAAGGAAAAAAAGGAAAGAACTCAGAAAATGATAAATCTTGTAAATCTGAAGGGACTGGAAAACAGGAGAATAGATCAGCTGAGCGGTGGGCAGCAGCAGAGGGTAGCACTTGCAAGATCCCTTGTGCTTGAGCCGAAAGTCCTTCTGCTTGACGAACCTCTTTCAAATATTGATACAAAACTAAGAGAAACCGTAAGAAATGAAATAAAAAAGATACAGAAAGAGTTAGGAATAACAATGATTTTTGTCACTCATGACCAGGAAGAGGCGATGAGTATTTCTGACAGGATAATTGTCATGAATGAAGGGAATATAGAGCAGATAGGAACTCCCCGTGAGATTTACACTTTTCCTGAAACAGTTTTTGTTGCCGAATTTATAGGAAAAGCAAATATTATGGAAATAAATAAAAAAAGCTTTATAATTCGTCCTGAAAATGTTAATATATCCTATAATGAAAAAGATAATGAAAAGATAAATAATGAAATTGGAAAAGATGTAATTTCAGGAGAAGGGAAAATTATCGGAAAGGAATATCAGGGTTCGCTAACTTCCTATGAAATTGAGGTTACTGATGAATTATTCAGGAAAAAAAAGCTGAATGCTGTTATGATTTCCGGAAAAAAGGAATATGAAACAGGGCAGACGGTGGAATATTCTATAGATAAAAGTAATTTATATGAAATAAAGTCATAA
- a CDS encoding CPBP family intramembrane glutamic endopeptidase, which translates to MNDINRIKRNIVIFTIFITICGWIGYFIDKLTGQAHYENIGTVTGNNGSPGLLIWLVSPLICTIILRTFAGDGWKNTGFSFNFRNNKKMYLISFLIYPAVTLTVLLSGLVTKGIRFSIVNIGITAYIGILLTQIISQFIKNIFEESVWRAYLTNQLLKLKLSDLKIYLLAGGIWWVWHLPYIMIFLSESEIQSTLPVSRLTFFLIGTVVVTCWTVIYTEIFKVTKSMWPSVIMHTMEDAVINPLLLLGIVSVEKSQAFLFSLSVGIIPTILYLIVGLSIRRWRKKQEKSLHNQ; encoded by the coding sequence ATGAATGATATAAATAGGATTAAACGAAATATAGTTATTTTTACAATTTTTATTACAATCTGTGGATGGATAGGATATTTTATTGATAAATTAACAGGGCAGGCACATTATGAAAATATAGGCACAGTGACAGGTAATAATGGCTCGCCGGGATTGCTTATATGGCTTGTATCTCCGTTAATCTGCACAATAATACTGCGTACTTTTGCAGGTGACGGATGGAAAAATACAGGATTTTCATTTAATTTTAGAAATAATAAAAAAATGTATTTAATAAGCTTTCTGATATATCCTGCTGTTACTTTAACTGTTCTTTTGTCGGGATTAGTAACAAAAGGTATCAGATTTTCCATTGTGAATATTGGAATAACAGCCTATATTGGAATTCTGCTTACACAGATTATTTCCCAGTTTATAAAAAATATATTTGAGGAATCAGTCTGGAGAGCCTATCTTACAAATCAGCTGCTAAAACTGAAACTGTCTGATTTAAAAATATATCTTCTTGCGGGAGGTATATGGTGGGTCTGGCATTTGCCATACATTATGATATTTCTCTCTGAAAGTGAAATACAAAGTACTCTGCCGGTCAGCAGACTGACATTTTTTCTGATTGGAACAGTAGTAGTTACATGCTGGACAGTTATATATACAGAAATTTTTAAAGTTACTAAATCTATGTGGCCATCAGTTATTATGCACACTATGGAAGATGCAGTGATAAATCCGTTACTTTTATTAGGAATTGTTTCTGTGGAAAAAAGTCAGGCATTTCTTTTTTCGCTTTCAGTGGGTATAATTCCGACAATTCTTTATCTGATAGTGGGACTATCAATCAGAAGATGGAGAAAAAAACAGGAGAAATCTTTACATAATCAGTAG
- a CDS encoding acyltransferase, which translates to MNIDIIRIFAFVFIVMLHTLNRQYGLTVWMSGYAVISTGVNLFIMISGYLLLDKKETVKDFFKKRFFSILPLFVVFNIVYIYFYNHSFITIKKISAPHFWYIYMILGLYLLTPWLRKVLQYAEKETFYVVILWFLCNVLNPYIQFFRLPKIPFSHFPITGFIGYYILGYYFKKYRHKLEKIPFMYIIAVYLAGFFISVLSTKYVLVTTGNRISDFFDKNSLGTFFMSISFFAFWIKFNFKSRNRIIRVISDSTYFAYLIHIIVLHHAIEIKDEMIFKSVVTIIESIIMGVLYNYIKRIFDEFCKRYKKNR; encoded by the coding sequence ATGAATATTGACATTATAAGAATATTTGCCTTTGTGTTTATTGTCATGTTACACACTCTGAACAGGCAATATGGACTGACTGTATGGATGAGCGGATATGCAGTTATTTCAACAGGAGTAAATCTTTTTATTATGATAAGCGGATATCTGTTGCTGGATAAAAAAGAAACAGTCAAGGATTTTTTTAAGAAAAGATTTTTTAGCATACTGCCATTGTTTGTAGTTTTCAATATAGTCTATATTTATTTTTATAATCATTCCTTCATAACAATAAAAAAAATATCAGCACCTCATTTCTGGTATATTTATATGATTCTAGGACTTTATTTGCTGACTCCATGGCTGAGAAAGGTTTTGCAGTATGCTGAAAAAGAGACTTTCTATGTTGTGATATTGTGGTTTTTATGTAATGTACTTAATCCATACATACAGTTTTTCAGATTACCCAAAATACCGTTTTCCCACTTTCCTATAACAGGATTTATAGGGTATTATATACTGGGATATTACTTCAAAAAATATAGACATAAATTGGAAAAAATACCGTTCATGTATATAATAGCAGTTTATCTGGCAGGATTTTTCATAAGTGTCCTGTCTACAAAATATGTTCTGGTCACAACTGGAAATAGAATATCGGATTTTTTTGATAAAAATTCACTGGGAACATTTTTTATGAGCATTTCATTCTTTGCTTTCTGGATAAAATTTAACTTTAAGAGCAGGAACAGGATTATAAGAGTGATTTCAGATTCGACATATTTTGCATATCTGATTCACATAATAGTCCTCCATCATGCTATTGAGATAAAAGATGAAATGATTTTTAAATCAGTTGTAACAATCATAGAAAGCATCATCATGGGAGTTCTGTATAATTATATTAAAAGGATATTTGATGAATTTTGTAAAAGATATAAAAAAAATAGATAA
- a CDS encoding NAD(P)-dependent alcohol dehydrogenase, whose translation MAEQMKAFVMKKIGEVGWITKDRPVCGPTDAIIKPLALAPCTSDIHTVYEGGVGERFDMVLGHEACGEIVEVGSLVKDFKVGDRILVAAITPDWNSVEAQAGFPMHGGGMLAGWKFSNVKDGVFGEYFHVNDADGNLALIPKGMDYGTACMLSDMVPTGFHSAELADVQYGDVVAVFGLGPVGLMGVAAAALKGAGRIIAVDSRPQVVPIAKAYGATDIVDFKVAPTEDQIMELTNGQGVDRVILAGGDQRLFATAMKVLKPGGRLGNVNYLGSGEFIQIPRVEWGAGMGHKRIYGGLMPGGRLRLEKLARLIEFGKLDPSLLITHRFDGFENVEKALELMRTKEDGVIKPVVYMTSQKVNE comes from the coding sequence ATGGCAGAGCAAATGAAAGCATTTGTAATGAAAAAAATAGGAGAGGTTGGTTGGATTACAAAAGATAGACCTGTATGTGGACCGACAGACGCAATTATAAAACCATTGGCACTGGCTCCATGTACTTCAGATATACACACTGTATATGAAGGTGGAGTAGGAGAAAGATTTGACATGGTTTTAGGGCATGAAGCCTGTGGAGAAATCGTTGAAGTTGGATCTTTAGTAAAAGATTTTAAAGTTGGAGATAGAATTTTAGTTGCGGCAATTACTCCAGACTGGAATTCAGTTGAAGCACAGGCTGGATTCCCTATGCATGGCGGAGGAATGCTGGCAGGATGGAAATTTTCAAACGTAAAAGATGGAGTTTTCGGAGAATATTTCCATGTTAACGATGCAGATGGAAATCTGGCTTTAATTCCTAAGGGAATGGATTATGGAACAGCCTGCATGTTAAGTGACATGGTTCCTACAGGATTCCACAGTGCTGAATTGGCAGATGTTCAATATGGTGACGTAGTTGCAGTATTTGGATTAGGGCCTGTTGGACTTATGGGAGTTGCAGCTGCGGCATTGAAGGGTGCAGGAAGAATAATAGCTGTTGATTCAAGACCTCAGGTAGTTCCAATAGCAAAAGCTTACGGAGCAACTGATATAGTTGACTTCAAAGTAGCTCCTACAGAAGATCAGATTATGGAACTTACTAATGGGCAAGGTGTAGACAGAGTTATTTTAGCTGGTGGAGATCAGAGATTATTTGCAACTGCAATGAAAGTATTAAAACCGGGTGGACGTTTAGGAAATGTCAACTATTTAGGAAGTGGTGAATTTATCCAGATACCTAGAGTTGAATGGGGAGCTGGAATGGGTCATAAAAGAATTTATGGTGGATTAATGCCTGGAGGAAGATTAAGACTTGAAAAGCTTGCAAGACTTATAGAATTTGGTAAATTAGATCCTAGCCTGTTAATTACTCATAGATTTGACGGATTTGAAAATGTTGAAAAAGCCTTAGAATTAATGAGAACAAAAGAAGATGGAGTAATTAAGCCGGTAGTATATATGACTTCACAGAAAGTAAATGAATAG
- a CDS encoding GTP-binding protein — translation MKILVISGFLGAGKTTFIKEMVKSTGREYVIFENEFGDVNIDGEILKNNFETVDEKEIELNVWELTSGCACCSTKADFMSSLLAIDNTLNPDFLIVEPSGIAVLSNILNNVNNVGYERIKVLSPVTIIDAGTYFKYKNKYEEVFIDQVKMASHIQLSKVENMTEEELNIIFEDIRKINQNAEIHTSDYHNQDISYWNSLFSGELVKMESSDLIDVKKKMQNVSYKNACAKNPAALAFFLDKLILGYYGDINRAKGVFRNSDYNMHFDVVDTGYNIYFSEGEAENNTVFIGNPIDKELLLKELEEMTAGNSFYR, via the coding sequence ATGAAAATACTTGTTATTTCAGGTTTCCTTGGAGCAGGTAAAACGACATTTATTAAAGAGATGGTCAAAAGTACAGGAAGAGAATATGTCATATTTGAAAATGAATTTGGGGATGTAAACATTGATGGTGAAATATTGAAAAATAATTTTGAAACTGTTGATGAAAAGGAAATAGAACTCAATGTATGGGAGCTGACAAGTGGTTGCGCATGCTGTAGTACAAAAGCAGACTTCATGTCTTCACTCCTTGCCATAGACAATACCCTGAATCCAGATTTTTTAATAGTTGAACCTTCAGGAATAGCTGTTTTAAGTAATATCTTAAATAATGTGAATAATGTGGGATATGAAAGAATAAAAGTACTCTCTCCGGTAACTATAATAGATGCGGGAACATATTTTAAATATAAGAATAAATATGAAGAAGTATTTATAGATCAAGTTAAAATGGCATCACATATTCAGCTTTCCAAAGTGGAAAATATGACAGAGGAAGAACTTAATATAATTTTTGAAGACATAAGAAAAATTAATCAAAATGCTGAAATTCATACATCTGACTATCATAATCAGGATATAAGTTATTGGAACAGTCTTTTCAGTGGAGAGCTTGTCAAGATGGAAAGTTCTGACCTGATAGATGTAAAAAAGAAAATGCAGAATGTAAGTTATAAAAATGCCTGTGCCAAAAATCCTGCTGCTCTTGCTTTTTTTCTGGATAAGCTGATATTAGGCTATTACGGAGATATAAACAGGGCAAAGGGAGTTTTTAGAAATTCTGATTATAATATGCATTTTGATGTAGTTGATACTGGGTACAATATATATTTTTCGGAGGGGGAAGCAGAGAATAATACAGTTTTTATAGGGAATCCGATTGATAAGGAATTGCTTCTGAAGGAACTTGAAGAAATGACAGCCGGAAACAGCTTCTACAGATAA
- a CDS encoding YafY family protein, whose protein sequence is MEKIKDSEGKIFRILKMIKRLEQKEVLNGENLANEFNVDVKTIQRDIKTLRDYLFEESDSDIEYSRAKNGYYLKSNDKKSLTNEEILAISKIILESRAFNKDETDNLIDKLINQMSGNDRNLIKDLISNEKFNYIPLQHGKDLLSVIWNLAQSVKNQKWLCLNYITKSNEGRKYNVKPLSIMFSEYYFYLIAYIEDKEEYPAIFRIDRITEIKDINKKFKINYLEKFKDGEFRKYIQFMHSGPLTKIKFRYRGYLEYVLDRFPTAEVLSEEVVGKGNSSYTVYTVSIEVYGNFGAEMWLRSQGDYVVDYEILK, encoded by the coding sequence ATGGAAAAAATTAAAGATTCAGAAGGAAAAATATTTAGAATACTAAAAATGATAAAGAGGTTAGAGCAGAAAGAAGTATTAAATGGAGAAAATCTGGCAAATGAATTTAATGTTGATGTAAAAACAATACAGAGGGATATAAAAACTTTAAGAGATTATCTTTTTGAGGAAAGTGATTCAGATATAGAATATTCCAGAGCTAAAAATGGATATTACCTGAAAAGTAATGATAAGAAATCCCTTACAAATGAGGAAATCTTGGCTATAAGTAAGATAATACTTGAAAGCAGGGCTTTTAATAAAGATGAAACTGATAATCTGATAGACAAGTTGATTAATCAGATGTCAGGGAATGACAGGAATCTTATAAAAGACCTGATAAGCAACGAAAAATTTAATTATATTCCTCTGCAGCATGGAAAAGATTTGCTTTCAGTTATATGGAATTTGGCACAGAGCGTAAAAAATCAGAAATGGCTTTGCTTAAATTACATTACGAAAAGCAATGAAGGCAGAAAATACAATGTAAAACCTTTATCCATAATGTTTTCAGAATATTATTTCTATCTGATTGCATATATTGAAGACAAGGAAGAATATCCTGCTATTTTCAGAATAGACAGAATTACTGAAATAAAGGATATAAATAAAAAATTTAAGATTAACTATTTGGAAAAATTTAAAGATGGAGAATTTAGAAAATATATACAGTTCATGCATTCAGGGCCTCTCACAAAAATAAAATTCAGATATAGGGGTTATCTTGAATATGTTCTGGACAGATTTCCAACAGCAGAAGTGTTGTCTGAAGAAGTGGTTGGAAAAGGGAATTCAAGCTATACGGTCTACACAGTTTCAATTGAAGTTTATGGAAACTTTGGAGCAGAAATGTGGCTAAGAAGTCAGGGAGATTATGTTGTTGATTATGAAATATTGAAATAA
- a CDS encoding iron ABC transporter permease, producing MNLFRKNISERAQKKDFGHSFFYMEILDRLFYIIAVVPIIIFIFWPIVALFLRSISPDGEFTLELYNSLFKENFTVIRDSIWVCLLSTALSVIIGTVIAVYITYASKWVKRMLMLLLMLTMISPPFLSSLSYILLFGKRGIITADLLHLNFNPYGWHGIVIMQTFSEISLAALILTGGLSSIPSSVIEAAKDLGSKSGEILYRVILPMLKSSLTAVFFLIFVKNIADFGTPIIVGGNFKMLATEAYKGVISYGEIEKASAISFLIFLPIVFIFLIYRHQLTVTNVMGNFSEKSGHTEEKTYKLPFYLKVIFGLITLCFAVYMLLQYISIFVSAVSSNSGGHFHWTMEFFQSFSLTKIPSMVRSIVYSLIAGITASFLGVLFAYYIDRRNIRFSKSFDFIATLPYILPGPFFGIAYLLAFQNPPLLLTGTGAIVVLNCIFRQIPVTTRAASANLSQISSLTEDAARDLGTPRIAVFFRIILPQLKPAFLVGFINTFTTTMTTVGAIIFLITPSAKVATVELFNEIRDGDYRMASVIATLLILVILSVNILFSIFILRKKKEGKHVSSAEKSV from the coding sequence ATGAATTTGTTTCGGAAAAATATTAGTGAAAGAGCCCAAAAGAAAGATTTTGGGCATTCTTTCTTTTATATGGAAATATTAGACAGATTATTTTATATTATTGCAGTTGTACCAATAATAATATTTATATTTTGGCCAATAGTTGCACTGTTTCTAAGGAGCATTTCTCCTGACGGGGAATTTACGTTGGAACTGTATAACTCCCTGTTTAAGGAAAACTTTACTGTAATAAGGGATAGCATATGGGTGTGTCTTTTATCCACAGCTTTATCAGTGATAATAGGTACTGTAATAGCAGTTTACATAACTTATGCATCAAAATGGGTAAAAAGAATGCTAATGCTGCTTCTGATGCTTACAATGATATCACCGCCTTTCCTGTCTTCCCTTTCATATATACTGTTATTTGGAAAGAGGGGGATAATAACTGCCGATCTGCTACATCTTAATTTCAATCCATATGGATGGCATGGGATTGTAATTATGCAGACCTTCAGTGAAATCTCATTGGCAGCTCTTATTTTAACGGGTGGACTGTCTTCAATACCTTCATCGGTCATAGAGGCTGCAAAGGATTTAGGATCAAAATCCGGAGAGATACTTTACAGAGTAATATTACCAATGCTGAAATCATCATTAACTGCAGTGTTCTTTCTTATTTTTGTAAAAAATATTGCAGATTTCGGAACTCCGATTATAGTAGGAGGTAATTTCAAGATGCTTGCTACCGAGGCTTACAAAGGCGTAATTTCATATGGTGAAATTGAAAAAGCCTCTGCAATCAGTTTTCTTATATTTCTTCCTATAGTTTTTATTTTTCTTATATACAGGCATCAGCTGACTGTAACCAATGTTATGGGAAATTTTTCAGAAAAATCGGGTCATACGGAAGAAAAAACTTATAAGCTTCCATTTTATCTGAAAGTTATTTTTGGCCTGATTACATTGTGTTTTGCTGTATATATGCTGCTTCAGTATATTTCGATTTTTGTTTCGGCGGTATCGAGCAACAGCGGAGGGCATTTTCACTGGACAATGGAGTTTTTTCAGTCCTTTTCCCTTACAAAAATTCCAAGCATGGTAAGAAGTATTGTATATTCGTTAATAGCTGGAATTACTGCAAGTTTTCTTGGAGTTCTTTTTGCGTACTATATAGACAGAAGGAACATAAGGTTTTCTAAAAGTTTTGATTTTATTGCCACATTACCTTATATACTTCCGGGACCGTTTTTTGGAATAGCATATCTGCTGGCATTTCAGAATCCCCCTTTATTGCTGACAGGAACAGGGGCGATAGTGGTGCTGAACTGTATTTTCAGACAGATTCCTGTAACGACAAGGGCTGCAAGTGCCAATCTTAGTCAGATAAGTTCGCTGACGGAAGATGCAGCAAGAGATTTAGGGACACCTAGGATAGCAGTATTTTTCAGGATAATACTGCCACAGCTGAAGCCTGCATTTCTTGTAGGATTTATAAATACCTTCACTACAACAATGACTACAGTAGGTGCAATCATATTCCTGATTACTCCTTCAGCAAAGGTTGCAACAGTTGAACTGTTTAATGAAATTCGTGACGGAGATTACAGGATGGCATCAGTTATCGCGACTCTGCTCATTTTGGTAATATTATCCGTAAATATTTTATTTTCAATATTCATATTAAGAAAGAAGAAGGAGGGAAAACATGTATCTTCAGCTGAAAAATCTGTATAA
- a CDS encoding DIP1984 family protein — protein MKLAEALILRSDLQKRIEQLRVRLNNNAKVQENDEPSENPEELLNELDNNINQLKILIKQINRTNCVTVSNGQTLADLIAERDTLTLKSNILRGFLNIAGQKVNLYSTTEIKIMSTVDVPALQKELDQLSKKIRETDTELQQANWLTELIED, from the coding sequence ATGAAACTGGCTGAAGCTCTGATTTTAAGATCAGATTTACAAAAAAGAATAGAACAGTTAAGAGTAAGACTTAATAATAATGCAAAAGTTCAGGAAAACGACGAACCTTCAGAAAATCCTGAAGAACTTCTGAATGAACTTGATAACAATATTAATCAGCTTAAAATTCTTATTAAACAGATTAACAGAACTAACTGTGTTACTGTTTCAAATGGTCAGACCCTTGCCGATCTGATTGCCGAAAGAGATACTCTGACTTTAAAATCCAATATTTTAAGAGGATTTTTAAATATTGCAGGTCAGAAAGTAAACCTGTACTCAACTACAGAAATAAAAATAATGAGCACAGTAGATGTTCCTGCTTTACAGAAAGAACTTGATCAGCTTTCAAAAAAAATCAGGGAAACTGATACTGAACTCCAGCAGGCAAACTGGCTGACTGAGCTTATTGAAGACTAA
- the cobU gene encoding bifunctional adenosylcobinamide kinase/adenosylcobinamide-phosphate guanylyltransferase has translation MALIYVTGGAKSGKSRFAEDLLLGMNNGNQKNIYLATSIVFDEEMKSKVALHKERRQDKWITAESYKNFSETLKDVLSDERKNNMLVDCLTNMISNIIFEEQDINWDKPSEKDFEKCNISVEKQVNELINVINRFENTVIVSNELGMGIVPGYPLGRYFREIAGKMNQKIAEIADEVYFVVSGIPMKIK, from the coding sequence ATGGCACTGATTTATGTAACAGGAGGAGCTAAGAGTGGAAAAAGCAGGTTTGCTGAAGATTTACTGCTTGGCATGAATAACGGAAATCAGAAAAATATTTATCTGGCGACTTCCATTGTATTTGATGAAGAAATGAAGTCAAAAGTGGCTCTACATAAGGAAAGAAGACAGGATAAATGGATTACGGCAGAAAGCTATAAAAATTTCAGTGAAACTCTGAAAGATGTACTTTCAGATGAAAGAAAGAATAATATGCTTGTCGACTGCCTTACAAATATGATAAGCAATATTATTTTTGAGGAACAGGACATAAACTGGGATAAGCCTTCAGAAAAAGATTTTGAAAAATGTAATATTTCAGTGGAAAAACAGGTAAATGAGCTCATAAATGTTATAAATAGATTTGAAAATACTGTCATTGTCTCAAATGAACTGGGAATGGGTATTGTTCCCGGTTATCCTCTTGGAAGATATTTCAGGGAAATAGCAGGGAAAATGAATCAGAAAATTGCAGAAATTGCTGATGAAGTATATTTCGTAGTATCAGGAATACCTATGAAGATAAAATAG
- a CDS encoding ABC transporter substrate-binding protein, whose translation MSKAFKRIMLLVLLVVGLLTACQKSSEPKEEKKENADGGKGTLKVIAAYDAKEKVFEEFTKKTGIKVEFLDISSGEVLSKLSAQNGKIGADVWFGGGADSFIVAGEKGYLENYVSPEEKEMDQRFIGNDFWTGVSIVTAGFLVNTDVLAKKNLPEPKSWADLKNPKYKDELIMADPAISGTNYAVVYNLLQSMGEEAGWAYLESIKGNIPFYAQRGSEPTAKVKNAEMAVGIIPLGGDTYKMEKEFKVKNVIPSDGLPWVPAGMAIFKEAENKDAAKAFVDWALSKEGQEFLKTVAPRMMVRKDVTPPEELKGMTVDKLMKMDIAGMGTRREEILKLWKEKMGK comes from the coding sequence ATGAGTAAAGCATTTAAAAGAATAATGTTATTAGTTTTATTAGTAGTAGGTCTTTTGACAGCATGTCAGAAGAGCAGTGAACCAAAAGAGGAAAAAAAGGAAAATGCTGATGGTGGAAAAGGAACATTAAAAGTTATAGCCGCTTATGATGCAAAAGAAAAGGTTTTTGAGGAATTTACAAAGAAAACAGGAATAAAAGTGGAATTTTTAGATATATCTTCAGGAGAAGTTTTATCCAAACTGAGCGCACAGAATGGTAAAATAGGTGCAGACGTATGGTTCGGTGGTGGAGCAGACAGCTTTATCGTTGCAGGGGAAAAAGGATATCTTGAAAATTATGTATCACCTGAAGAAAAGGAAATGGATCAGAGATTTATTGGAAATGATTTCTGGACAGGTGTTTCTATCGTAACAGCAGGATTTTTAGTAAATACTGATGTGCTTGCAAAGAAAAACTTGCCTGAACCAAAATCATGGGCAGATTTAAAAAATCCTAAATATAAAGATGAATTAATCATGGCTGACCCAGCAATTTCAGGGACAAACTATGCAGTTGTATACAATCTTTTACAGTCAATGGGAGAAGAAGCAGGATGGGCTTATCTTGAATCAATAAAAGGAAATATTCCTTTCTATGCGCAGCGTGGTTCAGAACCTACAGCAAAAGTTAAGAATGCAGAAATGGCAGTAGGAATAATACCTCTTGGTGGAGATACTTATAAAATGGAAAAAGAATTTAAAGTTAAAAATGTAATTCCTTCTGACGGACTTCCATGGGTTCCTGCAGGAATGGCAATATTCAAGGAAGCTGAAAACAAAGATGCCGCAAAAGCATTTGTTGACTGGGCATTATCAAAAGAAGGTCAGGAATTCCTTAAAACAGTTGCTCCACGTATGATGGTAAGAAAAGATGTTACTCCTCCGGAAGAATTAAAAGGAATGACTGTTGATAAACTTATGAAAATGGACATTGCTGGAATGGGAACAAGAAGAGAAGAAATATTGAAATTATGGAAAGAAAAAATGGGGAAATAG
- a CDS encoding SMI1/KNR4 family protein: MKMIDKIKEIEKYVCSNFEELDLDDPVEEGYFETYENISGVCQDDFAFFEKKFDIVLPDDFKELYKYKNGSGFFFVLPAVIDKREMAFRLMSLQEIENSKKIFQNRDALLSEFPEYFTVQDIEKMNDNRIKPYLFNRKWFPFAEYCDSCYLMLDLDPDKDGKKGQIICYIHDPDEIVYAASNITELVSKIFEEIS, translated from the coding sequence ATGAAAATGATTGATAAAATTAAAGAGATAGAAAAATATGTTTGCAGTAACTTTGAAGAACTGGATTTAGACGATCCTGTTGAAGAAGGTTATTTTGAAACATATGAAAATATATCAGGGGTGTGTCAGGATGATTTTGCATTTTTTGAGAAAAAATTTGATATTGTACTGCCTGATGATTTCAAGGAACTCTATAAATACAAAAATGGGAGCGGATTCTTTTTTGTGTTGCCGGCTGTTATTGATAAAAGAGAAATGGCGTTTCGCCTAATGAGTTTACAGGAAATAGAAAATTCAAAAAAAATTTTTCAGAATAGAGATGCTTTATTATCTGAGTTTCCTGAATATTTCACGGTTCAGGATATTGAAAAAATGAATGACAACAGAATAAAACCATATCTTTTTAATAGGAAATGGTTTCCATTTGCAGAGTATTGTGACAGCTGTTATCTGATGCTGGATTTAGATCCTGATAAAGACGGGAAGAAAGGGCAGATAATCTGTTACATTCATGACCCTGATGAGATAGTTTATGCGGCTTCGAATATTACAGAATTGGTTTCTAAAATATTTGAGGAAATTAGTTAA